The nucleotide window CTATTGGATTATCTGAAATTATAGCTAGTGGAATTTCCGTATCATAATATTCAGTAGCTTTTTCGACTTTAACTGTAGTTATACTCGAGATTAAAGAGGATCTTAACTTTATTATATCCCCTAAATTTATCCTTCCCCACCACTCCTTAACGTTCTCATATTTTCTGGCATCTTCCCCATATACTGAGGGCGGAATATTTACAATTAGTGAAACTTTAGGATACCCTTTCTCTCCAACTATTCCACTAGGAGGAGTAGAGCCTTCAACCAGTTTAAATGAGGTATCTATTTCAATCTTCTGAAGACTACTAACCATACCTCTAAATCTCTCCATTATTGGGCAATACGGTAATCCACAAAGATTCTTGTGGCTCTTACACTTGATGCATAGTTCTGCTGGAATTTTGTGCATTTCTTATTTTCCTCTCAATATACCATTGTAAAATGGAAAATTTAGCTCTAAATGATAATCCGTTGATTATATTTCTTATTTTCCCTCTCCTTAAATTATCTAGAATATCGTCCAAATTAAACTCTATTATCTCGTATAAATCATTATATGCGGAACCTATAGCTTGAATTACATGAGCATCACTATTTGAGACCCCCGGTAAATTCAACCTTATGGATGCCTCTTTAGCCTTATTATTAGCCATTTTAGGAGCCTTAGAGTTATAAATTTCAATTAAATCGAATTTATAACGAAATGTCTTATCACCTATTCCTTTTCTAAAAATATCGAAAGGATGTGAGGGAAATACCACACAAGAGTTCTCCTTAGCGTAGTCTACTAATTCAGCTATTCTGTTAGGTGGAGATGGTGGAAAATTGCATAATATCACAACATGTCCATATTCAGTAGTGACTTCTTGTCCAGGGATCACTTTCTCTTCTTTAACCGTATTTAAACCTAAAGAAGTATCGTGATCTGTAATTGCTACGTGTATATGTTTAGCCTTGGCATAGGCTATAATATCCTTAGGAAGATACTTTCCATCACTGTATCTAGAATGTACATGAAGATCAAAAAACATTAGAAATAACCTAATTCTTTCATGACCTCTAGGGTTAAAATCGTTATTCCAGCAGCTCCTCTTACTAGATTGTCACCAAGGACAACTAATCGTAACACATTTCCTTCAAATTTTACTCTGCCCACTGTTACTGCCATTCCATCATAATATTGTAAGTCTCTAGCTGGTTGGGGTCTATCCTCATCCTTAAATACAATAATTGGTTTATTTGGTGCAGTAGGTAAGTTCTTATGCTGAGGTAATGACGCAAAACTATCTAACGCTTTTTGAACTTCTTTTTCATCTACATTATCATCAGTTACAATATTAATTACACCCATATGCCCAACTTTTACAGGAACTCTGGTAGTGGTTGGATGAATTTCTAAGCTGGAAGATTTTAGCTTTCCGGCTTCGAATTTTCCTAACATTTTATTTATTTCCTTAGGAATTTTCTCTTCTTCCCCTTTAATCCAAGGTACTACATTCCCATCTATTGCCATAAACGGTAAACCACTATAACCAGCTCCGCTTACTGCTTGTAAAGTTACTATATACGTAGCATTAATTTTGATTAATCTTTCTAAGGGTTTAATTGGCATGGAAAGTATTGCCGCAGTACAGTTAGGATTTTTGACTAATAGACCGTTCCAGTTTTTACTGCTTTTTTGATATTTTAATAACTCTAAATGCTCCCAATTTACTTCTGGATTGATTAGTGGTACATCTGGATCCATTCTAAATGGTGAGGCATTAGATACAACTATTTTTCCCTGTTTTACTAACTTTAATTCAACATCTTCTGCTAATTCATTAGGTAGTGCTGAAAGGACAACATCGACATCCTTATGATCTTCGTACTCGGTGGAGACTATTGGTAATTCAGCCACATTTTCAGGAATATCCCCAGGTTCTATCCATTTTACGGCGTCTTTGTATTTTTTACCAATCTTTTGAGGTGACGCACTTACTTTCACTAATTCTATATAGGGATGTTTTGAAAGCATCCTTACCATTTTTTGCCCTACCATTCCGGTAGAGCCTAGTAACGAAACTTTTATCTTATCAGCCACTTACGATCACCTTATGCAACTCTTTTGCTAATTTTTCTCCTTCATCCTTATTAACTATAAAGGTCATGCTTACGTTAGATATTCCCCTAGAAATCGCTAACGGATCATAACTTGAGGCTATTGAAAGAACCTTGGTAGAGATCTCCTTCTTCTTTATTCCGCACCCTACTATACCTACGATATTAATATCATTAACCTCAATATCTTTAACTAAAGTCCCCCTTATCTCTTCCAATTTCGATAACAGTCTGTTCGCAGAAAGTGAGTCAACAACGAGTTGTATTGTAGTCTCGCTAGCTGGTTGAGAAATTGATATTATGTTAACTCCAGCTTCCTTTGCTTCATTTGTTATTCTTGCAGCAGATCCTATTTTTCCAACAATTTTCGTACTCTCAACTGTTATTAATTTCGCATTATCTAGGAGTGAAATCCCTTTAAGCCCATCATTATTTTGGCATTCTCCATTAATTATGGTAAATCCGTCTTCATACAGCGACTCAACTATTACCTTCATATCACTTCCAAAGACTGGATCAAAAGTTCTAGGATGCAGCCTTTTAGCTCCTAACTGTGAGAGTTCAATAGCCTCTTCCAACGAGAGTCTAGATATCGTTTTAGCATTTTCGAATTTTTTAGGATCTCCAGTCATTATCCCGGGGACTTCGGTAACTAGTCTAACTTCTCTCACTCCAACTAGTTTACCTAGCAAAGTTGCTGTATAGTCACTACCACCCCTTCCCAAAGTAGTATATCTTCCCTCTCTAGTTCTCCCTATAAATC belongs to Saccharolobus solfataricus and includes:
- a CDS encoding PHP-associated domain-containing protein, encoding MFFDLHVHSRYSDGKYLPKDIIAYAKAKHIHVAITDHDTSLGLNTVKEEKVIPGQEVTTEYGHVVILCNFPPSPPNRIAELVDYAKENSCVVFPSHPFDIFRKGIGDKTFRYKFDLIEIYNSKAPKMANNKAKEASIRLNLPGVSNSDAHVIQAIGSAYNDLYEIIEFNLDDILDNLRRGKIRNIINGLSFRAKFSILQWYIERKIRNAQNSSRTMHQV
- the asd gene encoding aspartate-semialdehyde dehydrogenase yields the protein MADKIKVSLLGSTGMVGQKMVRMLSKHPYIELVKVSASPQKIGKKYKDAVKWIEPGDIPENVAELPIVSTEYEDHKDVDVVLSALPNELAEDVELKLVKQGKIVVSNASPFRMDPDVPLINPEVNWEHLELLKYQKSSKNWNGLLVKNPNCTAAILSMPIKPLERLIKINATYIVTLQAVSGAGYSGLPFMAIDGNVVPWIKGEEEKIPKEINKMLGKFEAGKLKSSSLEIHPTTTRVPVKVGHMGVINIVTDDNVDEKEVQKALDSFASLPQHKNLPTAPNKPIIVFKDEDRPQPARDLQYYDGMAVTVGRVKFEGNVLRLVVLGDNLVRGAAGITILTLEVMKELGYF
- a CDS encoding aspartate kinase, with the translated sequence MALIVKIGGSIQKDEKDYELIVKKIQDFSKKSDKIIVVTSAIKNVTNELISATSNTDNSPNIVTEIYERHIKLLSKLADGKEFENSFKDISRLSDELFRVAWSIRVLDEVTPRVRDYILSFGERMATLLLSAILRSNGIEAEGIITPPFLTDENYGEANVIEDLSKNEIANILENAKANVIVLPGFIGRTREGRYTTLGRGGSDYTATLLGKLVGVREVRLVTEVPGIMTGDPKKFENAKTISRLSLEEAIELSQLGAKRLHPRTFDPVFGSDMKVIVESLYEDGFTIINGECQNNDGLKGISLLDNAKLITVESTKIVGKIGSAARITNEAKEAGVNIISISQPASETTIQLVVDSLSANRLLSKLEEIRGTLVKDIEVNDINIVGIVGCGIKKKEISTKVLSIASSYDPLAISRGISNVSMTFIVNKDEGEKLAKELHKVIVSG